One window of the Desulfobacterales bacterium genome contains the following:
- a CDS encoding class I SAM-dependent methyltransferase has protein sequence MSKNEIDEIKKRYERRKINLSNKKSSDNFFFINYMKFEREFKYAQILKQYFNANIDKVKILEVGAGSGDNLLFFHRQGVKWENLWANELLSDRCDLIRTNLPFSNIIQGNALDLNFYEAFDIVFQSTVFTSIFDYNFKKSFAEKLFNMTKKNGIILWYDFKYNNPNNKDVKGISKKEILTFFPNASKIESYNVTLAPPIGRRIGRLYNFINCIFPFLRTHVIAVISKA, from the coding sequence ATGAGCAAGAATGAAATTGATGAAATAAAAAAACGCTATGAAAGAAGAAAGATAAACCTGTCAAATAAAAAAAGTTCTGATAATTTCTTTTTTATTAATTATATGAAATTTGAAAGAGAATTTAAATATGCACAAATACTGAAACAATATTTTAATGCAAATATTGATAAAGTTAAGATATTAGAAGTAGGAGCAGGCTCAGGAGATAATCTTTTATTTTTCCACAGACAAGGAGTAAAATGGGAAAATCTTTGGGCGAACGAGCTTTTAAGCGATAGGTGTGATTTAATAAGGACAAATCTGCCTTTTTCCAATATTATTCAAGGCAATGCCCTTGATTTAAATTTTTATGAAGCATTTGATATAGTTTTTCAGTCCACTGTTTTTACATCTATATTTGATTATAATTTTAAAAAAAGTTTTGCAGAAAAACTTTTCAATATGACAAAAAAAAATGGAATTATTCTTTGGTATGATTTTAAATACAATAACCCTAATAATAAAGACGTAAAAGGTATCTCAAAAAAGGAAATTTTAACATTTTTTCCTAATGCATCTAAAATTGAATCCTATAATGTAACTTTAGCGCCCCCTATTGGCAGGAGAATTGGAAGGCTCTATAATTTTATTAATTGTATTTTTCCTTTTTTAAGAACTCATGTTATTGCTGTAATAAGTAAAGCTTGA
- a CDS encoding ketoacyl-ACP synthase III produces the protein MKRSIIKSTGRYIPERLVTNDDLTKWMDTTDEWIRQRTGIEQRYWIDEAGGVGASDLGLEASKIALERAGWKPEDIDLIIFATLSPDVNFPGSGCLLQYKLGLSTTPALDIRQQCTGFLYGLTTADAYIRSGLANRILFVGAEVHSTGLDLSTEGRDVTVIFGDGAGAICIEGVETDENIGVIASCLHAQGEFYKNLFLEAPASRLNPRLTLEMMNERRHYPKMDGKKIFKLALLRLPEVTKEVLDKAGITADDIDLVFPHQANLRINQSFAKTMNWPDEKIVNNIQKYGNTTAASIPIALDEAIESKRLKKNSTVLFIGFGAGLTWGGIIYNFGALHF, from the coding sequence ATGAAAAGAAGCATAATCAAAAGCACAGGAAGATATATTCCTGAAAGATTAGTAACTAATGATGATTTAACAAAATGGATGGATACTACAGATGAATGGATTCGCCAAAGAACAGGCATTGAGCAAAGATATTGGATAGATGAAGCAGGAGGAGTAGGAGCATCGGATCTTGGACTTGAAGCATCAAAGATAGCCCTTGAAAGAGCAGGATGGAAGCCTGAAGATATTGATCTTATAATTTTTGCTACATTAAGCCCTGACGTTAACTTTCCAGGCTCTGGATGCCTCCTTCAATATAAACTTGGACTTTCAACAACACCAGCTCTTGACATACGTCAGCAGTGTACAGGTTTTTTATATGGTTTAACGACAGCTGACGCATACATCAGAAGCGGTCTTGCAAATCGTATTCTTTTTGTAGGCGCAGAAGTTCATAGTACAGGCCTTGATCTTTCAACTGAAGGAAGGGATGTTACTGTTATATTTGGAGATGGTGCTGGAGCTATCTGTATTGAAGGTGTAGAAACAGACGAAAATATAGGTGTTATTGCTTCATGTCTTCATGCTCAAGGGGAATTTTATAAGAATCTTTTTTTAGAAGCTCCCGCTTCTCGGCTAAATCCCAGATTAACTCTTGAAATGATGAACGAACGACGCCATTATCCTAAAATGGACGGAAAAAAAATATTTAAATTAGCTCTTCTACGGCTCCCAGAAGTTACAAAAGAAGTTTTAGATAAAGCAGGCATTACAGCTGATGATATTGACCTTGTATTTCCACATCAAGCAAACTTAAGGATAAATCAGTCATTTGCAAAAACAATGAACTGGCCTGATGAAAAAATTGTTAATAACATTCAAAAATATGGAAATACTACAGCTGCAAGCATACCTATTGCTCTTGATGAAGCTATCGAATCCAAAAGATTAAAAAAGAACTCTACTGTTTTATTTATTGGTTTTGGAGCTGGTCTTACTTGGGGCGGAATTATATATAATTTTGGTGCCCTTCATTTTTAG